A genomic stretch from Sulfurimonas sediminis includes:
- the dnaK gene encoding molecular chaperone DnaK, which yields MSKVIGIDLGTTNSCVAVYEGGEAKIIPNAEGKNTTPSVVAFTDKGEVLVGDPAKRQAITNPEKTISSVKRIMGLMMNEENAKLAQEKVTYKIVDKDGMAAVDVAGKVYTPQEISAKILSKLKEDAESYLGEKVTDAVITVPAYFNDSQRKATKDAGTIAGLNVLRIINEPTASALAYGLEKKSDEDVLVYDLGGGTFDVTTLEISDGTFEVLSTDGNAFLGGDDFDNKIVDWLASEFKGSHGIDLKNDKMALQRLKDAAENAKKELSSATETEINLPFITMTEAGPQHLVVKLTRAKFEGMIEPLVDETMDHVQIAMKDADLSKGDIKEIIMVGGSTRVPLVQKRVSDYFDGKELNKSVNPDEVVAAGAAIQGGVLRGDVKDVLLLDVTPLSLGIETLGGVATKVIEKGTTIPVKKSQIFSTAEDNQPAVSINVVQGEREFAKDNKSLGLFELTDIPAAPRGVPQIEVTFDIDANGILTVSAIDKGTGKEQKITISGASGLSEEEIEKMVQDAEAHKAEDEARKAVVELKNQADALIAQTEKSMKEMGDNLAADEKAKIEAAINDLQDVLKDENATKEQIEEKVKALTEASHKMAEQMYKKEQGGEAGAADAAKKKEDDDVIDAEIE from the coding sequence ATGAGCAAAGTAATAGGTATAGATTTAGGAACAACAAATTCATGTGTGGCAGTATATGAGGGTGGTGAAGCGAAAATCATTCCAAATGCAGAAGGGAAAAACACAACACCTTCAGTTGTTGCATTTACAGATAAGGGAGAGGTTTTAGTCGGAGATCCGGCAAAACGTCAGGCTATCACAAATCCGGAAAAAACAATTTCATCTGTCAAAAGAATCATGGGTCTTATGATGAATGAAGAGAATGCAAAACTTGCACAGGAAAAAGTAACATATAAGATAGTAGACAAAGACGGTATGGCAGCAGTTGATGTTGCAGGAAAAGTCTACACACCACAGGAGATTTCAGCAAAAATTCTTTCAAAACTAAAAGAAGATGCAGAAAGCTATCTTGGAGAAAAAGTTACTGATGCTGTAATTACCGTTCCGGCATACTTTAATGACAGCCAAAGAAAGGCAACAAAAGATGCGGGAACAATTGCAGGACTGAATGTGCTTCGTATTATCAATGAGCCGACTGCATCAGCACTTGCATACGGTTTAGAGAAAAAATCTGATGAAGATGTATTGGTATATGACCTTGGTGGTGGTACATTTGATGTAACTACACTTGAAATTTCTGACGGAACATTTGAAGTGCTTTCAACTGATGGAAATGCATTCCTTGGTGGTGATGACTTTGACAACAAAATTGTTGACTGGTTAGCAAGTGAATTCAAAGGAAGTCACGGAATTGATCTTAAAAATGACAAAATGGCACTACAGCGTTTAAAAGATGCTGCTGAAAATGCGAAAAAAGAGTTAAGTTCGGCGACAGAAACTGAAATCAACTTGCCGTTTATCACAATGACAGAAGCAGGTCCACAACACCTGGTTGTAAAACTGACTCGTGCAAAATTTGAGGGAATGATTGAGCCACTTGTTGATGAGACTATGGATCATGTTCAGATTGCAATGAAAGATGCAGACTTAAGCAAAGGTGACATCAAAGAGATCATCATGGTTGGTGGTTCTACTCGTGTTCCTTTGGTACAAAAAAGAGTTTCTGACTACTTTGACGGCAAAGAGTTAAACAAATCAGTAAACCCTGATGAAGTTGTTGCAGCGGGTGCGGCTATTCAAGGTGGTGTATTACGCGGAGATGTAAAAGATGTTCTTTTACTTGATGTTACACCATTATCACTTGGTATTGAAACACTTGGCGGTGTTGCAACAAAAGTTATCGAAAAAGGAACTACAATTCCTGTAAAAAAATCTCAAATCTTCTCAACTGCAGAAGACAACCAGCCGGCCGTTAGCATTAACGTTGTGCAGGGTGAGAGAGAGTTTGCAAAAGACAACAAATCTTTAGGTCTGTTTGAACTGACTGATATTCCGGCAGCACCACGCGGTGTACCTCAAATTGAAGTAACATTTGATATTGATGCCAATGGTATCTTAACAGTCAGCGCAATTGACAAAGGTACAGGAAAAGAGCAAAAAATTACAATCTCAGGTGCTTCAGGATTGAGTGAAGAAGAGATTGAAAAAATGGTTCAAGATGCAGAAGCACACAAGGCTGAAGATGAAGCGAGAAAAGCTGTTGTTGAACTCAAAAATCAGGCAGATGCATTGATTGCACAAACTGAAAAATCAATGAAAGAGATGGGTGACAATCTTGCAGCTGATGAAAAAGCAAAAATAGAAGCAGCCATCAATGATCTTCAAGATGTTCTAAAAGATGAAAACGCTACAAAAGAGCAAATTGAAGAGAAAGTAAAAGCTCTTACAGAAGCAAGCCATAAAATGGCAGAGCAGATGTATAAAAAAGAGCAAGGCGGTGAAGCCGGAGCTGCAGATGCGGCAAAGAAAAAAGAGGATGACGACGTTATCGATGCTGAGATAGAGTAA
- a CDS encoding nitrous oxide reductase accessory protein NosL translates to MVKTLLVSLSLVLMTGCSTSLHKATPHKTKKTVHRMFQSVSKEKAVLLQKGKDKESCHICGMNLVKFYKTNHAAKENGITHQYCSIHCLTKDIKEGAELENPQVVDVSSLKFIPVTEAYYVVGSKKPATMSRVSKYAFKSLDNAKAFQKKYGGKIVDFYSAWQIAKKDFK, encoded by the coding sequence ATGGTTAAAACACTACTTGTTTCACTGTCTCTCGTATTGATGACGGGATGTAGCACTTCATTGCACAAAGCAACCCCTCATAAAACAAAAAAAACGGTGCATAGAATGTTCCAAAGTGTTTCTAAGGAAAAAGCTGTTTTATTACAAAAAGGAAAAGATAAAGAATCTTGCCATATATGCGGTATGAATTTGGTAAAGTTCTATAAAACAAATCATGCGGCAAAAGAGAACGGGATAACACATCAATACTGTTCTATTCATTGTTTAACAAAAGATATAAAAGAGGGTGCTGAACTTGAAAATCCTCAGGTTGTTGATGTGAGTTCTTTAAAATTTATACCGGTTACTGAAGCTTATTATGTTGTCGGGAGTAAAAAACCTGCAACTATGAGTAGAGTGAGTAAATATGCATTTAAATCTTTAGATAATGCAAAAGCATTTCAAAAAAAATACGGTGGAAAAATAGTTGATTTTTATTCTGCTTGGCAGATTGCCAAGAAGGATTTTAAATAA
- a CDS encoding redoxin domain-containing protein, whose translation MLKKIKHYLKEIIFFVITMTLFANALSLYRSQDLSHSPLSVESFKLINNQEYQVVKNKPVLVHFLASWCPTCKLEASNIEFLSHYFEVITIAVKSGSDEKLQKYLDENNYTFKVVNDQNGKLSSIFHISGFPTTFIYDKNKKMVFSEVGYTSTPGLYLRMLWAGK comes from the coding sequence ATGCTAAAAAAAATAAAACACTACCTCAAAGAAATTATCTTTTTTGTAATTACGATGACTCTTTTTGCAAATGCTTTAAGTTTGTACAGAAGTCAGGATTTATCACATAGTCCCTTAAGTGTTGAGAGCTTTAAACTTATAAATAATCAAGAGTATCAAGTAGTAAAAAACAAACCGGTTTTAGTACACTTTTTGGCCAGTTGGTGTCCTACATGTAAGCTTGAAGCTTCAAATATAGAATTTTTATCACACTATTTTGAAGTCATTACCATAGCTGTGAAGTCAGGGAGTGATGAAAAGCTTCAAAAATATCTTGATGAAAACAATTACACTTTCAAAGTTGTCAATGACCAAAATGGAAAACTCTCCTCAATATTTCATATTTCCGGATTTCCCACTACATTTATCTATGACAAAAACAAAAAAATGGTATTTAGCGAAGTTGGGTACACTTCAACACCGGGGCTCTATTTAAGAATGCTGTGGGCAGGTAAATAA
- a CDS encoding response regulator transcription factor, whose amino-acid sequence MQRKINNGASMKKHILIVDDDSDILELLEYTLQSAGYDVMGFLNTKHVREALVQESIDLILMDRSLPEIEGSLYVEMLRNKNINIPVIFLSAKNSQEDIKHGFLKGGDDYMTKPFDIEELLLRVKAVLKRSDMQTKNIVEQLRYKDMQLDLSLQRLTVQDQNINLTKQETALLQLLIQHRGRVLDRDYLLKHIWKDSENIHRKTVNVAVKRLKEKIDPANTKEYIKTIRGIGYMML is encoded by the coding sequence ATGCAGAGAAAAATAAATAATGGAGCTTCTATGAAAAAGCATATTCTTATTGTTGATGATGACAGTGATATATTAGAGCTGTTGGAGTATACACTGCAATCAGCCGGTTATGATGTTATGGGATTTTTGAATACAAAACATGTACGGGAAGCTTTAGTGCAAGAATCAATTGATTTGATTTTGATGGACAGATCACTTCCTGAAATTGAAGGCAGCTTATATGTTGAAATGCTTCGTAACAAAAATATTAACATACCTGTTATTTTTCTCTCTGCTAAAAACTCACAAGAAGATATTAAACACGGGTTTTTAAAAGGTGGTGATGATTATATGACAAAACCATTTGATATAGAGGAACTTCTTCTGCGTGTTAAAGCAGTTTTGAAACGTTCTGACATGCAAACAAAAAATATTGTGGAACAATTACGGTATAAAGATATGCAGTTGGACCTCAGTTTACAAAGACTCACTGTACAAGATCAAAATATTAATCTGACAAAACAGGAAACAGCTCTTTTGCAACTTCTTATACAACATCGAGGCAGAGTTTTAGACAGAGATTACCTGCTGAAACATATATGGAAAGATTCAGAAAACATTCACCGCAAAACTGTTAACGTTGCGGTTAAAAGGTTAAAAGAGAAAATTGATCCTGCAAATACAAAAGAGTACATAAAAACCATACGGGGTATTGGATATATGATGCTTTAA
- a CDS encoding TonB-dependent receptor domain-containing protein yields the protein MKQLFKILLITLCSIGSLYAEDTGSASVFSFLNGMPLENNEILVDGKYKYYTDEDGSVEIVLETGKHQIEIFAKDNQDHNLGYTKKTVTIKDSRDTQLIATFKENSAVPYVEIDTPVGDTNSIVAKNFAILQGSVLSEEDGKGVANARIFVKGTDIDARTDENGSFSITIPADTNLSISIVHSEYSAQTLNNIRVKKDKTHKVTVKLTPASMELEEFIVLAPQVKGSIAATMNEEKNANAITNIVGNEQIARQGDSDAAGALKRITGVTIVDGSDVYVRGLGGRYSNVEMNSMPLPSPDPQRRTVPLDIFPAAVIGSMQVQKSATADIPASFGGGYVNIRTKEQAKENYFRITTELKMNSYTGKKVANYEGSSTDWLGYDNGYRAIPSDILKDSKIVVGERVPSFDPANNAEYMQQITQRSFNITPQTLAPGGKVSIEGAYNQDIANRGHIAVFANYSYGQDHTYREEKYYNYNYNQATDTLYETPNQEGDVYKTVDQYKNSAILNVHYSYANVLNLKFTQLYSKISEKVTKITDGVAGSNDDWRITYDLNWEERTLLASQFSGDMLYSVVDLKNKFSFGAEITQALLDQPSNYRYTYFRNIGLDGVQIGDPYLDRYAPNVFLNLTTNDDLMAFYLKNRTEFELLSKDDYLEIGWSNSAKTRESRYNKYRVNQSSNAGRLTEDIDTIYNKYLDDFSLDISFQPAYWYDAEVDETSTYANLFLKPTKKTELLIGARSTDFQQTVYQYTNFNNLFIPIEKVPENLSFNSVLPSMTFKYIFDKKNQINFAYSQTYIVPDLREFTDTEYFHPYDIATVKGNPDLKNTDITNYDLRFSHYFSSTENITFGTFYKYLDKPIEDVLLPTSSLPRYSYANADYATLYGIELDGRKNFDFIANSFKRWYFSGNFSYTKSEVNLTPQQQELYTTNKRELQGLSPTVVNVTVGYEKKDRSVTLSYNKMGERIRKVGMIDAGERYPDHYEVPPQIVDFVWIEKFKNHIALRLRLKNLLDEETIWYQGSRSNVTKKFRTGRFYSFSFSYKY from the coding sequence ATGAAACAGTTATTTAAGATATTACTGATAACTCTGTGTAGCATAGGCAGTCTTTATGCAGAAGATACGGGTTCGGCTTCCGTATTTTCCTTTTTAAACGGGATGCCACTGGAAAACAATGAGATTTTAGTCGATGGAAAATATAAATATTATACTGATGAAGATGGAAGTGTAGAGATTGTTTTGGAAACAGGAAAACATCAGATAGAGATTTTTGCCAAAGATAATCAAGACCATAATCTCGGATATACAAAAAAAACTGTTACTATTAAAGATTCCCGAGATACACAGCTTATTGCGACTTTTAAAGAAAACAGTGCTGTACCCTATGTGGAAATTGATACACCGGTAGGTGATACAAACAGTATAGTTGCCAAAAATTTTGCAATCTTGCAAGGAAGCGTTCTCAGTGAGGAAGACGGCAAAGGTGTGGCAAATGCAAGAATCTTTGTCAAAGGTACTGATATAGATGCAAGAACTGATGAAAACGGCAGTTTCAGTATTACTATACCGGCGGATACAAATCTAAGTATTTCAATAGTCCATTCAGAATACAGTGCGCAAACCCTGAATAACATCAGAGTAAAAAAAGACAAAACACATAAAGTCACTGTAAAATTGACACCTGCAAGTATGGAACTTGAAGAATTTATTGTTTTGGCGCCTCAGGTAAAGGGAAGTATTGCTGCAACCATGAATGAAGAAAAAAATGCCAATGCTATTACAAATATTGTGGGCAATGAGCAGATTGCCAGACAAGGAGACAGTGATGCAGCCGGAGCATTAAAGCGAATTACCGGTGTGACGATAGTTGACGGAAGTGATGTTTATGTCCGTGGTTTGGGAGGAAGATACTCAAATGTTGAAATGAACTCTATGCCACTGCCGTCTCCGGACCCGCAAAGAAGAACGGTTCCTTTGGATATATTTCCGGCAGCGGTTATTGGGTCTATGCAGGTGCAAAAGAGTGCAACGGCAGATATACCGGCAAGCTTTGGCGGAGGATATGTGAATATCCGAACAAAAGAACAGGCAAAAGAGAACTATTTTAGAATTACAACAGAACTGAAAATGAACTCTTATACCGGAAAAAAGGTAGCAAACTATGAAGGCAGCTCTACTGATTGGCTTGGGTATGATAACGGGTACAGAGCTATACCTTCTGATATTTTAAAAGATTCAAAAATTGTTGTAGGTGAGCGTGTTCCCTCTTTTGATCCGGCAAATAATGCTGAGTATATGCAACAGATTACACAGAGAAGTTTTAATATTACTCCACAGACATTAGCTCCTGGCGGAAAAGTGTCAATAGAAGGAGCGTATAATCAAGATATTGCTAACAGAGGGCATATTGCAGTTTTTGCAAACTACTCTTATGGTCAGGATCATACGTATAGAGAGGAGAAGTATTACAATTATAATTATAACCAGGCAACTGATACACTCTATGAAACACCAAATCAAGAAGGAGATGTATACAAAACGGTTGATCAGTATAAAAACTCTGCAATTTTAAATGTTCATTATAGTTATGCCAATGTTTTAAATTTAAAGTTCACACAGCTTTACAGCAAAATATCTGAAAAGGTAACGAAAATTACAGATGGTGTTGCAGGATCAAATGACGACTGGAGAATTACTTATGATTTAAACTGGGAAGAAAGAACACTGCTTGCCAGTCAATTTTCAGGAGATATGCTTTACAGTGTTGTTGATTTAAAAAATAAATTTTCTTTTGGTGCTGAAATAACGCAGGCCCTTCTTGACCAGCCTTCAAACTACCGATATACCTATTTTAGAAATATAGGATTGGATGGTGTACAGATTGGAGATCCTTACCTGGACAGATATGCACCAAATGTTTTTTTAAATCTTACAACAAATGATGACCTGATGGCATTTTATCTTAAAAACAGAACAGAATTTGAACTTCTGAGCAAGGATGATTATCTCGAAATCGGTTGGAGCAACAGTGCAAAAACAAGAGAATCCCGTTATAACAAATATCGTGTGAATCAGTCAAGCAATGCAGGAAGACTAACTGAGGATATAGATACAATCTATAATAAATATCTTGATGATTTTTCTCTTGATATCTCTTTTCAACCAGCGTACTGGTATGATGCTGAGGTTGATGAGACGAGTACGTATGCAAACCTGTTCTTAAAACCTACAAAGAAGACAGAGCTCCTGATAGGTGCCAGAAGTACAGACTTTCAACAAACTGTTTATCAGTATACAAATTTTAACAACCTGTTTATACCAATAGAAAAAGTGCCTGAAAACTTGTCTTTCAATTCTGTTTTACCAAGTATGACATTCAAGTATATTTTTGATAAAAAGAATCAGATAAACTTTGCCTATTCACAAACGTATATTGTTCCGGATTTAAGAGAATTTACAGATACCGAGTATTTTCATCCCTATGACATAGCAACAGTAAAGGGGAATCCGGATTTGAAAAATACAGACATAACAAACTATGATCTGAGATTTTCTCACTATTTTTCATCAACAGAGAATATAACTTTTGGTACATTCTACAAATATTTAGATAAACCTATTGAGGATGTTTTGTTACCCACCTCTTCTTTGCCAAGATACAGTTATGCCAATGCAGACTATGCAACACTTTATGGGATTGAACTTGATGGGAGAAAAAATTTTGATTTTATTGCCAACTCTTTTAAACGATGGTATTTTTCTGGAAATTTTTCCTATACGAAATCAGAAGTCAATCTTACGCCTCAGCAGCAAGAACTGTATACAACAAATAAAAGAGAGTTGCAAGGGCTCTCGCCTACTGTTGTGAATGTAACCGTTGGTTATGAAAAGAAAGATAGAAGTGTAACACTTTCGTACAATAAAATGGGTGAACGTATCCGTAAAGTCGGTATGATTGATGCAGGTGAGCGTTATCCTGACCATTATGAGGTACCTCCGCAAATTGTTGATTTTGTTTGGATAGAAAAATTTAAGAACCATATTGCCCTGAGACTAAGATTAAAGAACCTTCTTGACGAAGAGACAATTTGGTATCAGGGAAGCCGATCCAATGTTACCAAAAAATTCCGTACCGGCCGGTTTTATAGCTTTTCCTTCAGCTATAAGTATTAA
- a CDS encoding tetratricopeptide repeat protein: MFTKILQSLLLTLLLSSHVIAKKDDAVSIDHIALATLMIYDGKYEKAHEELDIVNQKSPTFDAAKYYTVLGVLYSKEGKTKEAIQAYREAIEATKIKEFKAPKVEIQEKYLFSIGSHEKEKSRQPEFNPKKKRQEKLEQLYMYLASEYHKIKDYKNTVKSLDNAGEKGKNRAELFTLRAECYYKTKAYDSAIKALSTGMKLFPKSSTVLLKQKFYYLADFGLYQSAIKTAKEYMQQVNSSPKEYIALAQMLLEANQIDSAVEILEDAKLKFPKNAKLSFLLGHLYLKKDMKFTTANLFEESSYFDKKYLKDAVEMNRRVGQTTHALYLNTHNIDKVEKLKQKIALYLDAQEFRKIIGLKKALLRYKMLDDDNLRYALAYSYYMAGDYKNAEKELKHISNSELFNKATIIRKNIEKCTNNSLECL; this comes from the coding sequence ATGTTTACAAAAATATTACAGAGTTTGTTGCTAACACTGCTTTTAAGCAGTCATGTTATTGCCAAAAAGGATGATGCGGTTTCTATTGATCATATTGCACTTGCGACATTAATGATATATGACGGGAAATATGAAAAAGCACATGAGGAACTGGATATTGTAAATCAAAAATCTCCAACTTTTGATGCGGCTAAATATTATACGGTCCTGGGTGTTTTATACTCTAAAGAAGGAAAAACAAAAGAGGCAATACAAGCTTATAGAGAGGCAATAGAAGCTACAAAAATAAAAGAGTTTAAAGCTCCGAAAGTTGAAATACAGGAGAAGTATCTTTTTTCTATAGGAAGTCATGAAAAGGAAAAAAGCAGACAACCGGAATTTAATCCTAAAAAGAAACGACAGGAAAAGTTAGAACAGCTTTACATGTATCTGGCTTCAGAGTATCACAAGATTAAAGATTACAAAAACACAGTCAAAAGTCTTGACAATGCAGGTGAAAAAGGAAAAAACCGTGCTGAGCTTTTTACTTTGAGAGCGGAATGTTATTACAAAACCAAAGCGTATGACAGTGCCATTAAAGCATTGAGTACAGGTATGAAACTCTTTCCAAAAAGCAGTACTGTATTGCTGAAACAAAAATTTTACTATCTTGCTGATTTTGGATTGTATCAATCCGCCATAAAAACAGCAAAAGAGTATATGCAGCAAGTCAACAGTAGTCCAAAAGAGTATATAGCACTTGCACAGATGCTTCTTGAGGCAAACCAGATTGACAGTGCTGTTGAAATACTCGAAGATGCGAAACTGAAATTTCCAAAAAATGCAAAATTAAGTTTTTTGCTGGGGCATTTATATCTTAAAAAAGATATGAAATTTACGACAGCAAATCTCTTTGAAGAGAGTTCTTATTTTGACAAAAAGTATCTCAAGGATGCTGTGGAGATGAATAGACGTGTGGGACAAACTACACATGCACTCTATCTTAATACGCACAATATAGACAAGGTGGAAAAATTGAAACAAAAAATAGCACTTTACCTTGATGCGCAAGAGTTTAGAAAGATTATAGGACTGAAAAAAGCGCTGCTTCGTTATAAAATGCTTGATGATGATAATCTTCGGTATGCTCTTGCCTATTCGTATTATATGGCAGGTGATTACAAAAATGCCGAAAAAGAGCTGAAGCATATTTCAAACAGCGAGCTTTTTAATAAAGCAACAATCATTAGAAAAAATATAGAAAAATGTACAAACAACAGTCTGGAGTGTTTATAA
- a CDS encoding energy transducer TonB, whose translation MPEKKYSTKGRTLSALLIMLFGGILMVVLVVSFNKNIEKKEPVVKKEIRQIKSVKTKVTPEKPKPKQKPRPKKAQPKAPLPNLDSSLAGIAMDIPEFQTDNIAGDANKLLEDIVQDTIMNENTVDVKPSIVSRPPLEYPEDAAKNGIKGYVVINILIGKDGNVEIAKVLESQPTGIFDQAALDAVYSWRFSPARYKGKPVKMWAKQKIRFQ comes from the coding sequence ATGCCTGAAAAAAAATATTCAACAAAAGGAAGAACTTTATCAGCACTTCTTATTATGCTCTTTGGCGGAATTTTGATGGTTGTGCTTGTTGTTTCCTTTAACAAAAATATCGAAAAAAAAGAGCCTGTTGTTAAAAAAGAGATACGACAGATAAAAAGTGTGAAAACCAAAGTAACACCTGAAAAACCAAAACCTAAACAAAAACCAAGGCCAAAAAAGGCGCAGCCAAAAGCACCGTTGCCAAATTTAGACTCATCATTGGCAGGTATTGCTATGGATATTCCGGAGTTTCAAACTGACAATATCGCAGGTGATGCGAATAAACTGCTTGAAGATATTGTGCAAGATACAATTATGAATGAAAATACGGTGGATGTAAAACCAAGCATTGTATCAAGACCACCATTGGAGTATCCTGAAGATGCTGCAAAAAATGGTATCAAAGGGTATGTGGTTATTAATATTCTTATTGGAAAAGACGGAAATGTCGAGATTGCCAAAGTTTTAGAATCTCAGCCAACCGGAATATTTGACCAAGCAGCGCTTGATGCTGTTTACTCATGGAGATTTAGCCCTGCTAGATATAAAGGTAAGCCTGTGAAAATGTGGGCTAAACAAAAAATTAGATTTCAGTAG
- a CDS encoding ExbD/TolR family protein: MRFRQKSQNVDTVDVSPLIDMVFILLIFFMVTTTFVKDMKLDLNRPSAASASLASTKVIRVYIDNNSEIYIDNQPVKLWAIQSKLRDLLRASTEKSVLVVSDDTIAVNVLIDVVDEIRQSGAKDVAVSTTKEMG, encoded by the coding sequence ATGAGATTTAGACAAAAAAGCCAAAACGTAGATACTGTTGATGTTTCGCCACTAATAGATATGGTTTTTATTCTTCTTATATTTTTTATGGTGACGACGACGTTTGTAAAAGATATGAAATTAGATTTAAACCGTCCTTCAGCAGCATCAGCATCGCTTGCGTCAACAAAGGTTATACGGGTATATATAGATAATAACAGTGAAATTTATATAGATAACCAACCGGTAAAATTATGGGCGATACAGAGCAAACTCAGAGACCTTTTACGCGCATCAACAGAAAAATCGGTATTGGTTGTAAGCGATGACACTATTGCCGTCAATGTTCTTATTGATGTTGTAGATGAAATACGCCAAAGTGGTGCTAAAGATGTCGCGGTTTCTACCACTAAAGAGATGGGATAA
- a CDS encoding MotA/TolQ/ExbB proton channel family protein: MNEILVYWNQFINIMNSGGIIMWVLFALNLLLWYGIGYRYLTLKRGTRGNVRRLIEKHEKRGSEKKYSGLLDYVVADSIQAYKTAQSIGKKPRAFIYDAIFPYIILIGKYSILVKTIVILAPLVGLLGTVAGMIETFDALQSSSMFSQGDSIAGGISKALFTTELGLVVAVPGLIIGKILDKKEEQFILEFEQIVDILSTKDEK; the protein is encoded by the coding sequence ATGAACGAGATATTAGTCTACTGGAATCAGTTCATAAATATTATGAACTCTGGTGGAATCATCATGTGGGTACTTTTCGCACTGAATCTGCTTTTGTGGTACGGCATCGGTTATCGCTATCTTACTCTTAAAAGAGGGACGCGTGGCAATGTAAGACGTCTTATAGAAAAACATGAAAAAAGAGGCAGCGAAAAAAAATATTCCGGTCTTTTAGACTATGTTGTTGCTGATTCGATACAAGCATATAAAACAGCGCAAAGTATTGGTAAAAAGCCACGGGCATTTATTTATGATGCGATTTTTCCATACATAATACTAATAGGAAAATACTCAATTTTGGTAAAAACAATAGTCATTCTGGCTCCTCTTGTAGGACTTTTGGGAACTGTTGCAGGAATGATTGAAACTTTTGACGCACTGCAGTCAAGCTCTATGTTTTCACAGGGAGACTCTATTGCCGGCGGTATTTCAAAAGCTTTGTTTACAACAGAGCTTGGTCTTGTTGTCGCCGTACCGGGTTTGATTATAGGAAAAATTTTAGATAAAAAAGAAGAGCAGTTCATACTTGAATTTGAACAAATTGTGGACATACTCAGTACAAAGGATGAAAAATGA